A stretch of Brassica rapa cultivar Chiifu-401-42 chromosome A08, CAAS_Brap_v3.01, whole genome shotgun sequence DNA encodes these proteins:
- the LOC103848400 gene encoding uncharacterized protein LOC103848400: MNRKRYKLRTSLKPKPISSPPDGPRDTSLTFSTLTLWPHSSSSPSLSLSFGDQKLRRAHRFVFLGRSSVPRRRRHRRCMLLSDPCFSLSRPCCNLSLLRFPVTKTRSRLHRRSSSPALAVTASAIDVSARALMNLL; this comes from the exons ATGAATCGAAAACGTTACAAGCTTCGCACTA GTCTAAAACCGAAGCCCATAAGCAGCCCACCAGATGGCCCAAGAGACACAAGCCTCACATTCTCCACCTTGACTCTTTGGCCTCACTCATCGTCTtctccgtctctctctctctcttttggcGACCAGAAGCTTCGACGAGCTCACCGCTTCGTCTTTCTCGGACGATCGTCTGTTCCTCGACGCCGTCGTCACCGGAGATGCATGCTTCTCTCCGATCCTTGCTTCTCTCTATCTCGCCCCTGCTGTAATCTCTCTCTCCTTCGATTCCCCGTGACCAAGACAAGATCCCGACTTCACCGCCGCTCGTCTTCACCGGCGTTAGCTGTCACCGCTTCCGCCATTGACGTCTCAG CTCGTGCCTTGATGAATCTGTTGTAG
- the LOC103832848 gene encoding zinc finger A20 and AN1 domain-containing stress-associated protein 2, whose protein sequence is MDHDETGCQSPPEGPKLCINNCGFFGSSATMNMCSKCHKAILFQQEQGARFASAVSGCTSSSSNILKETFAATALVDAETKSVEPVAVSLQPSSVQFVVAEVVAPEASAAKPKEGPSRCATCNKRVGLTGFKCRCGDLFCGTHRYADIHNCSFNYHAAAQEAIAKANPVVKAEKLDKI, encoded by the coding sequence ATGGACCACGACGAGACAGGATGCCAAAGCCCACCTGAAGGTCCCAAGCTATGCATCAACAACTGCGGTTTCTTCGGAAGCTCTGCCACAATGAACATGTGTTCCAAGTGTCACAAGGCTATCCTGTTTCAACAGGAACAGGGGGCTAGGTTTGCATCTGCAGTGTCTGGTTGTACATCTTCATCCAGCAACATCTTAAAGGAAACCTTTGCTGCTACCGCGCTGGTTGATGCTGAAACCAAATCCGTTGAGCCGGTGGCCGTCTCTTTACAGCCATCTTCTGTCCAATTCGTCGTCGCAGAGGTAGTAGCTCCAGAAGCCTCTGCAGCAAAACCAAAGGAAGGACCAAGCCGATGTGCTACTTGCAATAAACGGGTTGGTTTGACTGGATTCAAATGTCGCTGTGGTGACCTCTTCTGTGGGACGCACCGTTATGCAGACATACACAACTGCTCCTTCAATTACCATGCCGCTGCGCAAGAAGCTATAGCTAAAGCAAACCCGGTTGTGAAGGCAGAAAAGCTTGACAAAATCTGA
- the LOC103832849 gene encoding homeobox-DDT domain protein RLT3 isoform X2: MNAEKMDERRRTSRKKSSVAAAVRAKIPRSALRKINCQKLLTSQYILAKVFRKDGPSLGFQFDHLPPSSSSLDQQRVGRKRKVSEKHTSQDDCVVVKKKQYGIGKGLMTAWRVMNPNSHERATLAQSNPKKTKTQLASILKQKKKKKPTEKKRNSINTETTEELNKDETVGFSEKCELGEVFKETCQTMSILVDDEELERQEGLVNPPLTCSCHTATSGSCFLCKDLLPKFPPSSVGMRLPFALHPWNSSPESVKKLFKVVHFLYTYSVTLDICPFTIDEFTRAFHDKDSLLLGKIHLSLLKLLLLDVETELQRGSFSTLSISCKFLALLQSVESQILILDMWKDSLNSLTWAEILRQILVAAGFGSVKRAAGQSEELSKERRLMKKYGLRLGTLKGELFRMLNEQGGKNGLKISELANAAVEVAALNLATASEEERERSICSTLASDITLFEKISESTYRARVNCFSEDHESDSGESGSVDDDESGDELGRVSESFVFRKAKCRKRRKQVLEVCSEIDESHPGEAWLLGLMEGEYSDLSIEEKLDVFIALIDLLSSGSTIRMEDLPRAMVDCAPSIYSHGSGGKIKRASSSNHPRVSWVHGGERIEKLSKPSDSHPVDSSSIVGADFAKLAGDNVHPMQSVYLGSDRRFNRYWLFLGPCNANDPGHRCVYFESSEDGHWEVISHKEALRALLSVLDDRGRREARLIESLEKRESFLCQAMLRRIDHVVREDSSSSPVSDIDNNNLCLNEIANDQQAAIVFEKRGNSLLWSLVQEFDEWIWDKYYLNLNVVKHSRRSYLDSLTRCKSCHDLYWRDEKHCKICHATFELDIDLEERYAIHEATCSRKNEESSDSFPDHKVRSSQLQSLKAAVYAIESAMPEDALIGAWKKSAHRLWAKRLRRSSTLSEITQVIGDFVGAINEDWLWHFGEEEEGEIITSFPSMPRTTSAIALWLVKLDTLIASYVVEKAPQPEGNQLNRTRKYK; encoded by the exons ATGAATGCAGAGAAAATGGATGAGAGGAGAAGAACAAGTAGAAAGAAATCCTCCGTGGCGGCGGCGGTGAGGGCGAAGATTCCTCGCTCTGCTCTTCGGAAGATCAATTGTCAAAAGCTGTTGACCTCACAGTACATTTTGGCTAAGGTTTTTAGAAAAGACGGCCCCTCACTTGGTTTTCAATTTGACCATCTTCCTccttcatcatcatctcttGATCAACAGAGAGTGGGGAGAAAGAGAAAG gtTTCCGAGAAGCACACTAGTCAAGATGATTGCGTTGTTGTAAAGAAGAAACAATATGGTATTGGCAAGGGTTTGATGACAGCGTGGCGTGTTATGAATCCAAATAGCCACGAAAGAGCAACCTTAGCTCAAAGCAATCCCAAGAAGACCAAAACACAATTAGCATCTATACTG aagcagaagaagaagaagaagccgacgGAAAAGAAGAGGAATTCTATAAATACAGAG ACCACCGAAGAATTAAACAAAGATGAGACGGTGGGATTTAGTGAGAAATGTGAGCTCGGGGAGGTATTTAAAGAAACCTGTCAAACAATGTCGATACTAGTTGATGACGAGGAATTGGAGAGACAGGAAGGGCTAGTGAATCCTCCGTTAACTTGTTCATGCCATACTGCTACTAGTGGATCTTGTTTTCTATGCAAAG ATTTATTGCCCAAGTTTCCCCCAAGTTCTGTTGGCATGAGGCTGCCTTTTGCTTTGCATCCATGGAATTCTTCTCCAGAGTCTGTCAAGAAACTTTTTAAG GTTGTCCATTTCCTGTATACTTATTCAGTAACTCTTGATATATGTCCCTTCACTATCGACGAGTTCACACGGGCATTTCATGATAAG GACTCCTTGCTCCTTGGTAAAATTCATCTTTCCCTGCTGAAGTTGCTTCTGCTTGATGTTGAAACCGAGCTGCAAAGGGGATCTTTTTCAACCTTGAGTATATCATGCAAGTTTCTAGCCCTGCTGCAGTCG gtggAGAGCCAAATTCTTATTCTTGATATGTGGAAGGATTCATTAAATTCTCTTACATGGGCGGAGATATTGCGTCAGATATTGGTTGCAGCTGGTTTTGGTTCTGTAAAGCGGGCTGCTGGTCAATCAGAGGAACTAAGTAAG GAAAGGAGACTCATGAAAAAGTATGGCCTCCGTCTTGGAACATTAAAGGGTGAATTATTTAGAATGCTTAACGAGCAAGGAGGCAAAAATGGCTTGAAAATATCCGAGTTAGCAAATGCAGCAGTAGAG GTTGCTGCGCTGAATCTTGCAACTGCATCAGAAGAAGAACGAGAGCGTTCAATATGTTCAACGCTGGCAAGTGATATTACACTTTTCGAAAAAATATCTGAATCTACATATCGTGCACGTGTTAATTGTTTCTCTGAGGACCATGAGTCTGATTCGGGCGAGTCTGGAagtgttgatgatgatgaatctgGTGATGAGTTGGGGCGTGTTTCAGAAAGTTTTGTATTTCGAAAAGCCAAGTGTAGGAAAAGGCGGAAGCAGGTGTTGGAAGTATGCAGTGAGATTGATGAAAGCCATCCTGGAGAAGCATGGTTGTTGGGGCTAATGGAGGGGGAATATTCAGACTTAAGCATTGAAGAGAAGTTAGATGTTTTCATCGCTTTGATTGATCTTCTTAGTTCTGGTTCCACTATTAGAATGGAGGATTTACCCAGAGCTATGGTTGACTGTGCCCCTAGTATCTATAGTCATGGTTCTGGTGGAAAAATCAAGAGAGCATCATCCTCTAATCATCCACGCGTATCATGGGTCCATGGAGGAGAGCGAATCGAAAAGCTATCTAAACCGTCTGATTCTCATCCAGTTGATTCATCATCAATTGTGGGGGCTGATTTTGCAAAGCTCGCTGGAGACAATGTTCACCCTATGCAATCTGTATACCTTGGTTCTGACCGTAGGTTCAACAGGTACTGGCTTTTCTTAGGCCCATGCAACGCGAATGACCCTGGTCATAGGTGTGTCTACTTTGAATCTTCTGAAGATGGTCACTGGGAAGTTATCAGCCACAAGGAG GCTTTGCGGGCACTGTTGTCAGTGTTGGACGATAGGGGTAGACGGGAAGCTCGGCTTATTGAGTCATTGGAGAAACGAGAAAGTTTTCTCTGTCAAGCCATGTTAAGAAGAATTGACCATGTAGTCAGAGAGGACAGTTCTTCTTCACCGGTTTCTGATATAGACAACAACAACCTATGTCTCAATGAGATTGCCAATGATCAACAAGCAGCTATAGTATTTGAGAAGCGGGGCAACAGCCTATTATGGAGCCTTGTTCAGGAGTTTGATGAATGGATATGGGATAAATATTATCTTAATCTCAATGTTGTTAAACACAGCCGAAGATCCTACCTTGATTCGCTTACTAGGTGTAAGAGTTGTCATGATTTGTATTGGAGAGATGAGAAGCACTGCAAGATTTGCCATGCTACCTTTGAGCTTGATATAGATCTTGAAGAAAGATATGCGATTCATGAAGCCACATGCAGCAGGAAGAATGAAGAGAGTAGTGATTCATTTCCAGATCACAAAGTTCGTTCTTCCCAGTTGCAATCACTAAAGGCTGCAGTGTATGCCATTGAG TCTGCAATGCCCGAAGATGCCTTGATTGGTGCATGGAAAAAGTCAGCTCATAGGTTATGGGCAAAAAGGCTTCGACGAAGCTCAACGTTGTCTGAAATTACGcag GTGATTGGGGACTTTGTTGGAGCAATCAATGAAGATTGGTTATGGCACTTtggtgaggaggaggagggagaaATTATAACTAGCTTCCCTTCTATGCCTCGAACAACTTCTGCGATTGCTCTCTGGTTGGTAAAACTGGATACCTTGATTGCTTCTTATGTGGTGGAAAAAGCTCCTCAACCTGAAGGGAATCAATTGAACAGGACCAGAAAATACAA GTAG
- the LOC103832849 gene encoding homeobox-DDT domain protein RLT3 isoform X1, translating into MNAEKMDERRRTSRKKSSVAAAVRAKIPRSALRKINCQKLLTSQYILAKVFRKDGPSLGFQFDHLPPSSSSLDQQRVGRKRKVSEKHTSQDDCVVVKKKQYGIGKGLMTAWRVMNPNSHERATLAQSNPKKTKTQLASILKQKQKKKKKPTEKKRNSINTETTEELNKDETVGFSEKCELGEVFKETCQTMSILVDDEELERQEGLVNPPLTCSCHTATSGSCFLCKDLLPKFPPSSVGMRLPFALHPWNSSPESVKKLFKVVHFLYTYSVTLDICPFTIDEFTRAFHDKDSLLLGKIHLSLLKLLLLDVETELQRGSFSTLSISCKFLALLQSVESQILILDMWKDSLNSLTWAEILRQILVAAGFGSVKRAAGQSEELSKERRLMKKYGLRLGTLKGELFRMLNEQGGKNGLKISELANAAVEVAALNLATASEEERERSICSTLASDITLFEKISESTYRARVNCFSEDHESDSGESGSVDDDESGDELGRVSESFVFRKAKCRKRRKQVLEVCSEIDESHPGEAWLLGLMEGEYSDLSIEEKLDVFIALIDLLSSGSTIRMEDLPRAMVDCAPSIYSHGSGGKIKRASSSNHPRVSWVHGGERIEKLSKPSDSHPVDSSSIVGADFAKLAGDNVHPMQSVYLGSDRRFNRYWLFLGPCNANDPGHRCVYFESSEDGHWEVISHKEALRALLSVLDDRGRREARLIESLEKRESFLCQAMLRRIDHVVREDSSSSPVSDIDNNNLCLNEIANDQQAAIVFEKRGNSLLWSLVQEFDEWIWDKYYLNLNVVKHSRRSYLDSLTRCKSCHDLYWRDEKHCKICHATFELDIDLEERYAIHEATCSRKNEESSDSFPDHKVRSSQLQSLKAAVYAIESAMPEDALIGAWKKSAHRLWAKRLRRSSTLSEITQVIGDFVGAINEDWLWHFGEEEEGEIITSFPSMPRTTSAIALWLVKLDTLIASYVVEKAPQPEGNQLNRTRKYK; encoded by the exons ATGAATGCAGAGAAAATGGATGAGAGGAGAAGAACAAGTAGAAAGAAATCCTCCGTGGCGGCGGCGGTGAGGGCGAAGATTCCTCGCTCTGCTCTTCGGAAGATCAATTGTCAAAAGCTGTTGACCTCACAGTACATTTTGGCTAAGGTTTTTAGAAAAGACGGCCCCTCACTTGGTTTTCAATTTGACCATCTTCCTccttcatcatcatctcttGATCAACAGAGAGTGGGGAGAAAGAGAAAG gtTTCCGAGAAGCACACTAGTCAAGATGATTGCGTTGTTGTAAAGAAGAAACAATATGGTATTGGCAAGGGTTTGATGACAGCGTGGCGTGTTATGAATCCAAATAGCCACGAAAGAGCAACCTTAGCTCAAAGCAATCCCAAGAAGACCAAAACACAATTAGCATCTATACTG AAgcagaagcagaagaagaagaagaagccgacgGAAAAGAAGAGGAATTCTATAAATACAGAG ACCACCGAAGAATTAAACAAAGATGAGACGGTGGGATTTAGTGAGAAATGTGAGCTCGGGGAGGTATTTAAAGAAACCTGTCAAACAATGTCGATACTAGTTGATGACGAGGAATTGGAGAGACAGGAAGGGCTAGTGAATCCTCCGTTAACTTGTTCATGCCATACTGCTACTAGTGGATCTTGTTTTCTATGCAAAG ATTTATTGCCCAAGTTTCCCCCAAGTTCTGTTGGCATGAGGCTGCCTTTTGCTTTGCATCCATGGAATTCTTCTCCAGAGTCTGTCAAGAAACTTTTTAAG GTTGTCCATTTCCTGTATACTTATTCAGTAACTCTTGATATATGTCCCTTCACTATCGACGAGTTCACACGGGCATTTCATGATAAG GACTCCTTGCTCCTTGGTAAAATTCATCTTTCCCTGCTGAAGTTGCTTCTGCTTGATGTTGAAACCGAGCTGCAAAGGGGATCTTTTTCAACCTTGAGTATATCATGCAAGTTTCTAGCCCTGCTGCAGTCG gtggAGAGCCAAATTCTTATTCTTGATATGTGGAAGGATTCATTAAATTCTCTTACATGGGCGGAGATATTGCGTCAGATATTGGTTGCAGCTGGTTTTGGTTCTGTAAAGCGGGCTGCTGGTCAATCAGAGGAACTAAGTAAG GAAAGGAGACTCATGAAAAAGTATGGCCTCCGTCTTGGAACATTAAAGGGTGAATTATTTAGAATGCTTAACGAGCAAGGAGGCAAAAATGGCTTGAAAATATCCGAGTTAGCAAATGCAGCAGTAGAG GTTGCTGCGCTGAATCTTGCAACTGCATCAGAAGAAGAACGAGAGCGTTCAATATGTTCAACGCTGGCAAGTGATATTACACTTTTCGAAAAAATATCTGAATCTACATATCGTGCACGTGTTAATTGTTTCTCTGAGGACCATGAGTCTGATTCGGGCGAGTCTGGAagtgttgatgatgatgaatctgGTGATGAGTTGGGGCGTGTTTCAGAAAGTTTTGTATTTCGAAAAGCCAAGTGTAGGAAAAGGCGGAAGCAGGTGTTGGAAGTATGCAGTGAGATTGATGAAAGCCATCCTGGAGAAGCATGGTTGTTGGGGCTAATGGAGGGGGAATATTCAGACTTAAGCATTGAAGAGAAGTTAGATGTTTTCATCGCTTTGATTGATCTTCTTAGTTCTGGTTCCACTATTAGAATGGAGGATTTACCCAGAGCTATGGTTGACTGTGCCCCTAGTATCTATAGTCATGGTTCTGGTGGAAAAATCAAGAGAGCATCATCCTCTAATCATCCACGCGTATCATGGGTCCATGGAGGAGAGCGAATCGAAAAGCTATCTAAACCGTCTGATTCTCATCCAGTTGATTCATCATCAATTGTGGGGGCTGATTTTGCAAAGCTCGCTGGAGACAATGTTCACCCTATGCAATCTGTATACCTTGGTTCTGACCGTAGGTTCAACAGGTACTGGCTTTTCTTAGGCCCATGCAACGCGAATGACCCTGGTCATAGGTGTGTCTACTTTGAATCTTCTGAAGATGGTCACTGGGAAGTTATCAGCCACAAGGAG GCTTTGCGGGCACTGTTGTCAGTGTTGGACGATAGGGGTAGACGGGAAGCTCGGCTTATTGAGTCATTGGAGAAACGAGAAAGTTTTCTCTGTCAAGCCATGTTAAGAAGAATTGACCATGTAGTCAGAGAGGACAGTTCTTCTTCACCGGTTTCTGATATAGACAACAACAACCTATGTCTCAATGAGATTGCCAATGATCAACAAGCAGCTATAGTATTTGAGAAGCGGGGCAACAGCCTATTATGGAGCCTTGTTCAGGAGTTTGATGAATGGATATGGGATAAATATTATCTTAATCTCAATGTTGTTAAACACAGCCGAAGATCCTACCTTGATTCGCTTACTAGGTGTAAGAGTTGTCATGATTTGTATTGGAGAGATGAGAAGCACTGCAAGATTTGCCATGCTACCTTTGAGCTTGATATAGATCTTGAAGAAAGATATGCGATTCATGAAGCCACATGCAGCAGGAAGAATGAAGAGAGTAGTGATTCATTTCCAGATCACAAAGTTCGTTCTTCCCAGTTGCAATCACTAAAGGCTGCAGTGTATGCCATTGAG TCTGCAATGCCCGAAGATGCCTTGATTGGTGCATGGAAAAAGTCAGCTCATAGGTTATGGGCAAAAAGGCTTCGACGAAGCTCAACGTTGTCTGAAATTACGcag GTGATTGGGGACTTTGTTGGAGCAATCAATGAAGATTGGTTATGGCACTTtggtgaggaggaggagggagaaATTATAACTAGCTTCCCTTCTATGCCTCGAACAACTTCTGCGATTGCTCTCTGGTTGGTAAAACTGGATACCTTGATTGCTTCTTATGTGGTGGAAAAAGCTCCTCAACCTGAAGGGAATCAATTGAACAGGACCAGAAAATACAA GTAG